A single window of Lasioglossum baleicum unplaced genomic scaffold, iyLasBale1 scaffold1451, whole genome shotgun sequence DNA harbors:
- the LOC143220701 gene encoding kynurenine aminotransferase-like, whose product MFIKTCLTITSKIPSSLSILKNTKNYSVKMSKFDLPERFKGNEKSIWVEYTQLALKYKPLNLGQGFPDFYAPENITKALAAVTTSNNPLLNQYTRGFGHPRLVNIVAKLYSKLLNRTLDPNNEVLITVGAYEALYAAIQGHTNPGDEWIIIEPFFDCYVPMVQSAGGIPRFIALKPKSTNGPLSSADWIFDRQELESLFNKKTKGIIINTPHNPVGKVFTLDELQFIANLAIKWNTLVISDEVYEWLVYEPYKHIRIATLPDMYERTITIGSAGKTFSVTGWKLGWAYGPANLLYNLQIIHQNSVYTCNTPVQEAVAIGFEQELERFGKPDCYFVSLARELLPKRDYMAKFLSDVGMIPTIPEGGYFMIANWTALKDKVSFEGETDGYKDYCFTKWMTKNVGVQGIPPSTFYSSEHKYLGEDNVRYCFIKEDKNLEKAAEILMKWKSQ is encoded by the exons atgttTATAAAAACTTGTTTGACTATAACTTCTAAAATACCATCTTCCTTGTCTATATTAAAGAATACTaaaaattattctgttaaaatgtctaaaTTTGATCTTCCTGAACGTTTCAAAGGCAATGAAAAATCAATATG gGTGGAATATACCCAGTTGGCTTTAAAATATAAACCATTAAATTTAGGACAAGGATTTCCAGATTTCTATGCTCCGGAAAATATAACAAAAGCTTTAGCTGCTGTGACTACTAGCAATAATCCTCTCTTAAACCAGTATACTagaggattt GGTCATCCACGTTTAGTAAATATTGTTGCGAAGCTATATTCTAAACTGCTTAACCGTACTTTAGATCCAAACAATGAAGTTCTTATAACTGTTGGTGCTTATGAAGCATTATATGCTGCCATACAAGGTCATACTAACCCTGGTGATGAATGGATAATTATTGAACCGTTTTTTGATTGTTATGTACCTATGGTTCAATCTGCTGGAGGAATTCCAAGATTTATTGCTTTAAAACCA aaaagcACAAATGGGCCTCTTTCTTCTGCAGATTGGATATTTGATAGACAAGAATTAGAAAgtcttttcaataaaaaaacaaaaggaataattattaacACACCACATAATCCAGTGGGAAAAGTTTTTACTTTAGATGAATTACAGTTTATTGCTAATCTAGCTATAAAATGGAATACCCTTGTTATCTCAGATGAAGTATATGAATGGCTTGTTTATGAACCATATAAACATATTAGAATTG CAACATTACCTGATATGTATGAACGTACAATTACAATTGGATCAGCTGGAAAAACATTTAGTGTCACTGGATGGAAGCTAGGATGGGCCTATGGTCCagcaaatttattatataatttgcaAATTATTCATCAAAATAGTGTATATACATGTAATACACCAGTTCAA GAGGCTGTAGCTATTGGGTTTGAACAAGAATTAGAAAGATTTGGTAAACCTGATTGCTATTTTGTAAGTTTAGCAAGGGAATTATTGCCAAAACGAGATTATATGGCTAAATTTCTTAGCGATGTAGGAATGATTCCAACAATTCCCGAAGGTGGATATTTCATGATAGCCAATTGGACAGCTTTAAAAGATAAAGTGAGTTTTGAAGGAGAAACAGATGGATACAAAGATTATTGTTTTACAAAATGGATGACGAAAAACGTTGGAGTTCAAGGAATTCCGCCATCTACATTTTATAGTTCTGAACATAAGTATTTAGGTGAAGATAACGTacgatattgttttataaag GAAGATAAAAACTTGGAGAAAGCAGctgaaattttaatgaaatggaAATCTCAATAA
- the LOC143220704 gene encoding E3 SUMO-protein ligase NSE2-like codes for MSQSKQVIEELYELYTKTAANIIAYYEANERKEKLKELRDIVQNNCTQDNKLKSAENIRNRLLELYCDDDDDDVAQTNIKSALDEYKTAISEIDTGASNDDKLLEFDKHVETLLERVVDTQNDTSAELQLTGGYINVIDPISKKRIVDPVKNTICGHTYDRESITQILKINKKTRCPVIGCKSTEFVILANLRTDIVTKAYLEKNPD; via the exons ATGTCCCAATCTAAACAAGTAATAGAAGAGTTATATGAGTTGTATACAAAAACTGCTGCTAATATAATTGCTTATTATG aaGCTAATGAAAGGAAAGAGAAGTTAAAAGAACTAAGGGATATAGTACAAAATAATTGTACTCAAGACAATAAATTAAAGTCAGCAGAAAATATAAGAAACCGTTTATTAGAGCTCTAttgtgatgatgatgatgatgatgttgCACAAACAAATATTAAATCTGCCTTAGAT GAGTATAAGACAGCCATATCTGAAATCGACACTGGTGCATCAAATGATGATAAACTTTTAGAATTTGATAAGCACGTGGAAACATTATTAG aGAGAGTAGTAGATACACAAAATGATACaagtgcagaattacaattaacAGGAGGTTATATAAATGTAATTGATCCAATTTCAAAAAAAAGAATTGTAGATCCTGTGAAAAATACTATATGTGGTCATACTTATGATCGAGAAAGTATTACACAAATactgaaaattaataaaaaaacaag GTGCCCTGTTATAGGTTGCAAGAGTACAGAATTTGTAATACTTGCTAATCTTCGCACAGATATTGTAACAAAAGCATATCTGGAGAAAAATCCAGACTAA
- the LOC143220700 gene encoding uncharacterized protein LOC143220700, giving the protein MSKDLNESPNYDITRWVRQLHLQQCAFVEIGEGFCALFVELRSIPSESKVLDSSGVGEFFLGICPCLTLHTWDLCSPELIRQRKADCTFNEATPYSNTSARVHRRLCDITSLTESASSCNCSVPIAGQGLYKTEGFPTCFLNPLPESLCSPRGVCGIAQCTATTIKGIHTPQCASNCHQRQPFCEEIGPSTSIPAEINSLWSRWSSPKCNNTCGRGFLVAIASCQDQVTGKQAIDCIGPGSFCCPDSFSKCYCEVNMVDGIMRAARFTEPCISTEGCISSNARTFTFEGELDPGNNIDFDEAYENDDRERFEDTLCPLESARVAKRNLLQALSADQEDEYVLRENRLANENFKGIHGYRSVLRSRLGDDADYSGQNEDDDDDDDEEGDEKSGLGDEKPEEDEEEEEEDDENSDEAVNESETGRYYDYESARATSFDFRTGLALELVVLNILFWFLEN; this is encoded by the exons ATGTCCAAAGATTTGAACGAATCACCGAATTACGATATAACACGTTGGGTACGGCAACTGCATCTACAGCAATGTGCTTTCGTAGAAATTGGAGAAGGATTTTGTGCT tTGTTCGTCGAATTACGTAGCATACCTTCCGAATCAAAAGTTCTGGATAGTTCTGGAGTCGGTGAATTTTTCCTCGGTATTTGTCCCTGTTTAACTCTTCACACTTGGGACTTGTGTTCACCTGAACTGATACGACAGAGGAAAGCAGACTGCACTTTCAACGAAGCTACTCCATATTCAAATACAAGTGCAAGAGTTCATAGACGATTATGCGATATAACTTCCCTCACAGAAAGTGCTTCAAGCTGCAACTGTTCTGTACCGATAGCTGGTCAGGGATTGTACAAGACGGAAG GATTTCCAACATGTTTTCTAAATCCCCTGCCTGAAAGTTTGTGTTCACCACGTGGAGTTTGTGGTATTGCACAATGTACTGCAACTACGATTAAAGGAATACACACCCCTCAATGTGCCTCGAATTGTCATCAGAGACAACCA TTCTGCGAAGAAATTGGACCTTCAACTTCAATACCAGCGGaaattaattccttatggtcaCGATGGTCTTCTCCAAAATGCAACAACACTTGTGGTAGGGGATTCCTGGTAGCTATTGCATCATGCCAAGATCAAGTAAC AGGGAAACAAGCCATAGATTGCATCGGACCAGGATCGTTTTG CTGCCCGGATAGCTTTAGTAAATGTTACTGCGAGGTAAACATGGTCGATGGAATTATGAGAGCGGCTAGGTTCACAGAACCTTGCATTTCTACCGAGGGGTGTATCTCAAGCAACGCTAGAACATTCACTTTCGAAGGAGAACTCGATCCTGGTAACAACATCGATTTCGACGAAGCTTACGAGAACGATGATCGTGAAAGGTTCGAAG ACACGTTGTGTCCCCTGGAATCAGCGCGAGTAGCAAAACGCAACCTCCTGCAAGCTCTCAGTGCCGACCAGGAGGATGAGTACGTGTTACGCGAAAATAGACTGGCAAACGAGAACTTTAAAGGCATCCACGGATATCGTTCCGTTCTGAGAAGTCGATTAGGCGATGACGCCGACTATAGTGGCCAAAACgaagacgacgatgacgacgatgacGAAGAGGGGGACGAAAAGAGCGGCCTCGGCGATGAAAAGCCCGAGGaagacgaggaggaggaggaagaggacgaCGAGAACAGTGACGAGGCGGTGAACGAGTCGGAGACAGGGCGCTATTACGATTACG AATCTGCCAGAGCAACATCATTCGACTTTCGAACTGGACTCGCCTTAGAGCTggtagtattaaatattttattctggTTCCTCGAAAATTAA